The following proteins are co-located in the Parafannyhessea umbonata genome:
- a CDS encoding Gfo/Idh/MocA family protein, whose protein sequence is MAQRPLDSAQAAVAAFAEVEGREFPSDVFEAPKLRWAVIGCGVIANQMAQSLALAGRRLHGVCNRTQAKAEAFAERYGVERVYGSLEELCADDEVDAVYVTTPHNTHIRYLRATLAAGKHVLCEKSITLNSEELAEARAIADEHHVVLMDATTILHMPLYRELLRRQAAGEFGALNLAQVNFGSYKEYGDLTNRFYNPNLAGGAMLDIGVYAITFARQFMQSQPQEVLSLANLASTGVDQTSGIVMRNPDGQIATFTLSLHSKQPKRGILSFDRCYVEVTDYPRADEARIVWTEDGRVEEVRCGVEGYALDYEIADLERAVAGDERAAGLIDYASDVMDLMTGLRREWGVTYPEERDEGLA, encoded by the coding sequence ATGGCACAAAGACCACTCGATTCCGCGCAGGCGGCGGTGGCGGCGTTTGCCGAGGTTGAGGGCAGGGAGTTTCCGAGCGACGTCTTCGAGGCGCCGAAGCTGCGCTGGGCGGTGATCGGCTGCGGCGTGATCGCGAACCAGATGGCCCAGTCCTTGGCGCTTGCGGGGCGGCGCCTGCACGGCGTGTGCAACCGCACGCAGGCGAAGGCGGAGGCGTTTGCCGAGCGCTACGGGGTGGAGCGCGTGTACGGCTCCCTGGAGGAGCTGTGCGCTGACGACGAGGTGGACGCGGTGTACGTGACGACGCCGCACAACACGCACATCCGCTACCTGCGCGCGACGCTTGCGGCCGGGAAGCACGTGCTGTGCGAGAAGTCCATCACCCTGAACTCCGAGGAGCTTGCGGAGGCGCGCGCCATCGCGGACGAGCACCACGTCGTCCTGATGGACGCCACGACGATCCTGCACATGCCCCTATACAGGGAGCTGCTGCGCCGCCAGGCGGCAGGGGAGTTTGGCGCGCTGAATCTGGCGCAGGTGAACTTTGGCTCGTACAAGGAGTACGGCGACCTCACGAACCGCTTCTATAACCCGAACCTCGCTGGTGGCGCCATGCTCGACATCGGCGTGTACGCCATCACGTTCGCGCGCCAGTTCATGCAGAGCCAGCCGCAGGAGGTGCTCTCGCTCGCGAACCTCGCGTCGACCGGGGTGGACCAGACCTCGGGCATCGTGATGAGGAACCCGGACGGCCAAATCGCCACCTTCACGCTGAGCCTCCACTCCAAGCAGCCAAAGCGTGGCATCCTCTCGTTCGACAGGTGCTACGTCGAGGTGACCGACTACCCGCGCGCCGACGAGGCGAGGATAGTGTGGACCGAGGACGGGCGCGTCGAGGAGGTCCGCTGCGGTGTCGAGGGCTATGCGCTCGACTACGAGATCGCGGACCTCGAGCGCGCTGTCGCAGGTGACGAGCGGGCCGCCGGCCTGATCGACTATGCCTCAGACGTGATGGACCTGATGACCGGTCTGCGCCGCGAGTGGGGCGTGACCTATCCGGAGGAAAGGGACGAGGGCCTGGCATAA
- the asrA gene encoding anaerobic sulfite reductase subunit AsrA: MGYVLKREGLDSALAALSKDYLLYAPVRKVGEGRFTDVDVVRYDFVTSASELELDAKSDYSFKELLTPLSKTLFYFTEDEVHEAGDLGAPGAPAQAADDRPVIVFLRACDLHAVRRLDQMYLGNGPTDTFYARIRDRVRFALIGCTQSFASCFCVDMGANVAPEGWLFSLETSGDGYLCAVADDSVKAAFAGAATAEKDVEPAHVTENEVRVRTPQSVPTSIYKDPLWDEYTNRCIRCGRCNIVCPTCTCFTMQDVFYTDNGRVGERRRVQASCMIDGYTNVAGGGQYRKTAGERMRFKVLHKVWDFRQRFGYDMCVGCGRCDDVCPEYISFAACVNKLTDACEREEAQDE; encoded by the coding sequence ATGGGATACGTGCTGAAGAGGGAGGGCCTCGATAGCGCGCTCGCCGCGCTCTCGAAGGACTACCTGCTGTACGCACCGGTCAGGAAGGTGGGCGAGGGCCGCTTCACCGACGTGGACGTGGTGCGCTACGACTTCGTGACGAGCGCGTCCGAGCTCGAGCTGGACGCGAAGAGCGACTACAGCTTCAAGGAGCTGCTCACGCCGCTGTCCAAGACGCTGTTCTACTTCACGGAGGACGAGGTCCACGAGGCCGGCGACCTGGGCGCGCCCGGCGCCCCGGCCCAGGCGGCGGACGACCGCCCCGTCATCGTGTTCCTGCGCGCGTGCGACCTTCATGCCGTCAGGCGGCTCGACCAGATGTATCTGGGCAACGGCCCCACGGACACGTTCTACGCGCGCATACGCGACCGCGTGCGCTTCGCGCTCATCGGCTGCACGCAGAGCTTCGCGAGCTGCTTCTGCGTGGACATGGGAGCAAACGTTGCGCCGGAGGGCTGGCTCTTCTCGCTCGAGACCTCTGGGGACGGCTACCTGTGCGCCGTGGCGGACGATTCCGTCAAGGCGGCGTTTGCCGGTGCGGCCACGGCCGAGAAGGACGTGGAGCCGGCGCACGTGACCGAAAACGAGGTGCGCGTACGCACCCCCCAGAGCGTGCCGACCTCCATCTACAAGGACCCGCTGTGGGACGAGTACACCAACCGCTGCATCCGCTGCGGCCGGTGCAACATCGTGTGCCCCACGTGCACGTGCTTCACCATGCAGGACGTGTTCTACACGGACAACGGGCGCGTGGGCGAGCGCAGGCGCGTGCAGGCAAGCTGCATGATCGACGGCTACACCAACGTGGCCGGCGGCGGGCAGTACCGCAAGACCGCCGGCGAGCGCATGCGCTTCAAGGTGCTGCACAAGGTGTGGGACTTCCGCCAGCGCTTTGGGTACGACATGTGCGTGGGCTGCGGACGCTGCGACGACGTGTGCCCGGAGTACATAAGCTTCGCAGCGTGCGTGAACAAGCTGACGGACGCGTGCGAGCGCGAGGAGGCGCAAGATGAGTAG
- the asrB gene encoding anaerobic sulfite reductase subunit AsrB → MSSQTNPYVPFPSKVLEVVRHTKKEYTFRMAFAGDVRPGQFFEVSVPKFGEAPISVSGIVPGESVDLTIRRVGRVTNEMFDTYAGQSLLLRGPYGNGFDVGRYVDGECVVVAGGTGVSPVRGVIEALAQSATPRDKHVVVGFRSPDDMLFRDDLARWDKVLDLTLTVDAAPEGYAGNVGLVTKYIPELKLRDPATAQAVVVGPPPMMHFTVLGLLQRGFAEENIWVSQERKMCCGLGKCGHCRIGEKYVCLDGPVFNYTESKTLID, encoded by the coding sequence ATGAGTAGCCAGACCAATCCCTACGTCCCGTTTCCCTCCAAGGTGCTCGAGGTCGTGCGACACACGAAGAAGGAGTACACGTTCAGGATGGCGTTTGCGGGCGACGTCAGGCCCGGCCAGTTCTTCGAGGTGTCCGTTCCCAAGTTTGGCGAGGCACCCATCAGCGTGAGCGGCATCGTGCCCGGCGAGTCCGTGGACCTCACCATCCGCCGCGTCGGCCGCGTCACGAACGAGATGTTCGACACCTACGCCGGCCAGAGCCTGCTTCTGCGCGGGCCGTACGGCAACGGCTTCGACGTGGGGCGCTACGTGGACGGCGAGTGCGTCGTGGTCGCGGGCGGCACCGGCGTGAGCCCCGTGCGCGGCGTGATAGAGGCGCTGGCCCAGAGCGCGACCCCGCGCGACAAGCACGTGGTCGTGGGCTTCCGCAGCCCGGACGACATGCTGTTTCGCGACGACCTCGCGCGCTGGGACAAGGTGCTCGACCTCACGCTCACGGTGGACGCCGCGCCGGAGGGCTATGCGGGAAACGTCGGCCTCGTTACGAAGTACATCCCTGAGCTAAAGCTGCGCGACCCCGCGACGGCGCAGGCCGTGGTCGTGGGCCCGCCGCCCATGATGCACTTTACGGTGCTGGGACTGCTCCAGCGTGGCTTTGCCGAAGAGAATATCTGGGTGAGCCAGGAGCGCAAGATGTGCTGCGGCCTGGGCAAGTGCGGGCACTGCCGCATAGGCGAGAAGTACGTGTGCCTGGACGGCCCCGTCTTCAACTACACCGAGAGCAAGACCCTGATCGACTAG
- a CDS encoding L-aspartate oxidase, with protein MTSEGRDAAQGERDISFDVCIVGCGVAGLYAALNLPRHLRIAMLSKQDVASCDSMLAQGGICVMRDHDDYDYWFDDTMRAGHNECRPESVDTMIWSSREIINDLIRMGVEFDRTPAGDLDYTREGAHSRNRIVHHADVTGREITTKLLARVRELRNVRIMEYTTMDDLLVKDGACVGVHARDARGEGLAIRARDTVLATGGVGGLYEHSTNYPCLTGDGCRVCQEHGVALEHMDYVQIHPTTLFSTKPGRSFLISEACRGEGAVLLDAHGERFTDELQPRDVVSAAIRRQMQKDGTRHVWLSFANVPEEVCREHFSHIYQHCLEEGYDITREPIPVVPAQHYLMGGIHVDQDSRTQMEHLYAAGETSCNGVHGKNRLASNSLLESLVFSRLAARDIVRRRHGWIPSA; from the coding sequence GTGACGAGCGAGGGAAGGGACGCGGCGCAGGGCGAGCGTGACATAAGCTTTGACGTGTGCATCGTGGGCTGCGGCGTGGCCGGGCTGTACGCGGCGCTGAACCTGCCGCGCCACCTGCGCATCGCGATGCTCAGCAAACAGGACGTGGCAAGCTGCGACTCCATGCTCGCGCAGGGCGGCATCTGCGTGATGCGCGACCACGACGACTACGACTACTGGTTCGACGACACCATGCGCGCCGGCCACAACGAATGCCGCCCCGAGAGCGTGGACACCATGATCTGGTCGAGCCGCGAGATCATAAACGACCTCATCCGCATGGGCGTGGAGTTTGACCGCACGCCCGCGGGCGACCTGGACTACACGCGCGAGGGCGCGCACAGCAGAAACCGCATCGTGCACCACGCGGACGTCACTGGCAGGGAGATCACCACCAAGCTGCTGGCGCGCGTGCGCGAGCTGCGCAACGTGCGCATCATGGAGTACACCACCATGGACGACCTCCTGGTGAAGGACGGCGCCTGCGTGGGCGTGCACGCGCGGGACGCCAGGGGAGAAGGACTTGCCATCCGGGCCCGCGACACGGTGCTGGCCACGGGCGGGGTCGGCGGCCTGTACGAGCACTCCACGAACTACCCCTGCCTCACGGGCGACGGCTGCCGCGTGTGCCAGGAGCACGGCGTGGCGCTCGAGCACATGGACTACGTGCAGATACATCCCACCACGCTCTTCTCGACCAAGCCTGGTCGCTCCTTCCTGATATCGGAGGCATGCCGCGGCGAGGGGGCGGTGCTCCTGGACGCGCACGGCGAGCGCTTCACGGACGAGCTCCAGCCGCGCGACGTGGTGTCTGCCGCCATCAGGCGCCAGATGCAGAAGGACGGCACCAGGCACGTGTGGCTCTCGTTCGCGAACGTGCCGGAAGAGGTGTGTCGCGAGCACTTCTCGCACATTTACCAGCACTGCCTTGAGGAGGGCTACGATATCACGCGGGAGCCGATCCCCGTGGTGCCCGCGCAGCACTACCTGATGGGCGGCATCCACGTTGACCAGGACTCCCGCACGCAGATGGAGCACCTGTACGCCGCGGGCGAGACGAGCTGCAACGGCGTGCACGGCAAGAACAGGTTGGCCAGCAACTCGCTGCTCGAGAGCCTGGTCTTCTCGCGCCTGGCGGCGCGGGACATCGTGAGGAGGAGGCACGGATGGATCCCGTCAGCCTGA
- a CDS encoding threonine aldolase family protein — MRMFRNDYSEGAAPRIMDALVATNDEQCVGYTEGDPHCKRARRLILDACGLDEGEADVQFCVGGTSANVIGVTGMLRDWEGVICTRDAHINVHETGAVAACGRTVLPTDDADGFLSPEGAERVYAFQTSCGRHMTRPAAVYVTNATELGGVWDAARLDAICDWAHERGLRVFLDGARLASALTSEGNDVTLSHIAHTVDAFYLGGTKNGMLFGEAMVIRDERLREAFPFLVKERGGLVAKGRLLGVQFEAAFERGEGDAEAPYWSMARHANRMAADLRAGLVGLGFEPYGSSPSNQQFFVVSPAQQAAFEQAVGAETFYVLDAGRKVVRFVTSWATSRGDVDDLLEFAATIA, encoded by the coding sequence ATGCGCATGTTCAGGAACGACTACTCGGAGGGGGCGGCGCCGCGGATCATGGACGCGCTCGTGGCCACGAACGACGAGCAGTGCGTGGGCTACACGGAGGGCGACCCGCACTGCAAGCGGGCGCGGCGCCTGATCCTGGACGCGTGCGGCCTGGACGAGGGCGAGGCCGACGTGCAATTCTGCGTTGGCGGGACGTCCGCGAACGTGATAGGCGTGACGGGGATGCTGCGCGACTGGGAGGGCGTCATCTGCACGCGTGACGCCCACATAAACGTGCACGAGACCGGTGCCGTGGCCGCGTGCGGCAGGACGGTCCTGCCCACGGACGACGCGGACGGGTTTCTGTCTCCCGAGGGGGCGGAGCGCGTGTACGCGTTCCAGACGTCGTGCGGCCGGCACATGACGCGGCCTGCCGCCGTGTACGTCACGAACGCGACGGAGCTCGGCGGCGTGTGGGACGCCGCTCGCCTGGACGCGATCTGCGACTGGGCGCACGAGCGCGGGCTGAGGGTGTTCCTGGACGGCGCGCGGCTGGCGTCCGCGCTCACGTCCGAGGGAAACGACGTGACGCTTTCGCACATCGCCCACACGGTCGACGCGTTCTACCTGGGCGGAACGAAGAACGGCATGCTGTTTGGCGAGGCGATGGTCATCCGCGACGAGAGGCTTCGCGAGGCGTTCCCCTTCCTGGTGAAGGAGCGCGGCGGACTCGTCGCAAAGGGCAGGCTGCTCGGCGTGCAGTTCGAGGCGGCGTTCGAGCGCGGCGAGGGCGACGCGGAGGCGCCGTACTGGAGCATGGCGCGCCACGCGAACCGCATGGCCGCGGACCTTCGCGCGGGCTTGGTGGGCCTTGGCTTCGAACCCTATGGCAGCTCCCCCTCCAACCAGCAGTTCTTCGTGGTAAGCCCCGCACAGCAGGCTGCGTTCGAGCAGGCCGTGGGCGCGGAGACGTTCTACGTCCTCGACGCCGGCCGGAAGGTCGTGAGGTTCGTAACGTCCTGGGCAACGTCGCGCGGGGACGTGGACGACCTGTTGGAGTTTGCCGCGACAATCGCGTAG
- the asrC gene encoding sulfite reductase subunit C, with translation MIQDVNVKALKKNAFRYSKVRGETASRVRVPGGLVSAKSMTRIVEIAEEFGNGEIFLTNRQGVEIPGISLDDMPKVNALLQQVIEDTQINQEDTSQGYLASGTRNVVACPGKRLCPFGCYDTTAFAQRMDHEIFPNNRHVKVAFTGCSNDCAHVALNDFGIIGMTEPQYDPTRCIGCGQCVDWCQRRSVSALRLVNDKVVRDEDRCIGCGVCVVYCPTRAWTRSPEHYFRVKIMGRTGKQNPRMAQDWLRWVDEDSIVKIVKNTYAFIEEYIDPNAPEGKEHIGYIVDRVGFDEFCKWALEGVELPEKCQRATRVYWDGKRYDRDNSLR, from the coding sequence ATGATTCAGGACGTCAACGTAAAGGCGCTGAAGAAGAACGCCTTCCGATACAGCAAGGTACGCGGCGAGACCGCGAGCCGCGTGCGCGTGCCCGGCGGCCTCGTGAGCGCCAAGAGCATGACGCGTATCGTCGAGATTGCAGAGGAGTTCGGCAACGGAGAGATCTTTCTCACCAACCGCCAGGGCGTGGAGATCCCGGGCATCAGCCTGGACGACATGCCAAAGGTGAACGCGCTCCTGCAGCAGGTCATCGAGGACACGCAGATCAACCAGGAGGACACGTCCCAGGGCTACCTGGCAAGCGGCACGCGCAACGTCGTGGCGTGCCCCGGCAAGCGCCTGTGCCCGTTTGGCTGCTATGACACCACCGCATTCGCACAGCGCATGGACCACGAGATCTTCCCGAACAACCGCCACGTGAAGGTGGCGTTCACCGGCTGCTCCAACGACTGCGCGCACGTTGCCCTGAACGACTTCGGCATCATCGGGATGACGGAGCCGCAGTACGACCCGACGCGCTGCATAGGCTGCGGGCAGTGCGTGGACTGGTGCCAGCGCCGCTCCGTGAGCGCGCTCAGGCTCGTGAACGACAAGGTGGTGCGCGACGAGGACCGCTGCATCGGCTGCGGCGTGTGCGTGGTGTACTGCCCCACGCGCGCGTGGACGCGTAGCCCCGAGCACTACTTCCGCGTGAAGATCATGGGCCGCACCGGCAAGCAGAACCCGCGCATGGCGCAGGACTGGCTGCGCTGGGTGGACGAGGACTCCATCGTGAAGATCGTGAAGAACACCTACGCGTTCATTGAGGAGTACATCGACCCCAACGCGCCGGAGGGGAAGGAACACATAGGCTACATAGTGGACCGCGTGGGCTTTGACGAGTTCTGCAAGTGGGCGCTCGAAGGCGTCGAGCTTCCGGAGAAATGCCAGCGTGCGACCCGTGTGTACTGGGACGGGAAGCGCTACGACCGGGACAACAGCCTGCGCTAG
- a CDS encoding transcription repressor NadR — translation MGGGERRARIVELLEKAPTPVSGGALARELGVSRQVIVQDVALLRADGHGVASTNRGYVLVRDRRPRRLFKLHHGPGEVADELYLIVDMGGTVEDTMVNHRTYGQMSAALGLSSRRDVERFLAELKDSRSSLLSGTTSGYHFHHVVADSEEDLDAIGEALAERGWLVPMSDYERETLR, via the coding sequence ATGGGCGGCGGGGAGCGTCGCGCGCGCATAGTGGAGCTCTTGGAGAAGGCGCCGACCCCGGTATCTGGCGGCGCCCTTGCGCGCGAGCTGGGCGTGAGCAGACAGGTGATCGTGCAGGACGTGGCGCTGCTGCGCGCGGACGGGCATGGCGTCGCATCCACGAACCGCGGCTACGTGCTGGTGCGCGACAGGCGCCCGCGCCGTCTGTTCAAGCTGCACCACGGTCCGGGCGAGGTGGCCGACGAGCTCTACCTGATCGTGGACATGGGTGGCACGGTGGAGGACACCATGGTGAACCACCGCACCTACGGGCAGATGTCCGCGGCGCTGGGACTGTCGAGCCGACGCGACGTGGAGCGCTTTCTGGCGGAGCTGAAGGACAGCAGGTCGTCCCTCCTGAGCGGGACGACGAGCGGCTACCACTTCCACCACGTGGTCGCCGACAGCGAGGAGGACCTGGACGCGATAGGGGAGGCGCTCGCCGAGCGCGGCTGGCTGGTGCCGATGAGCGACTACGAGCGCGAGACCCTGCGATAG
- the nadC gene encoding carboxylating nicotinate-nucleotide diphosphorylase, giving the protein MDPVSLRLQAEPLILQALREDVTSEDVTTASVIGPEAVGRVQLIAKQDGVICGLDVFARTFELLDATTTTELSVSEGDDVREGQVLGSVHAHVRALLSGERVALNYLQRMSGIATMTRSMAALFAGTRTRLVDTRKTCPNMRVFEKEAVRVGGGGNHRYNLSDGVLLKDNHIDAAGGVREAIEAARRHAPFVRKVEVEVETLDMVREAVDAGADIIMLDNMDHELMREAMGIIAGRAEVEVSGNVDAEKAATLVDLGVDYVSSGALTHSAPILDLSLKHLTVEGR; this is encoded by the coding sequence ATGGATCCCGTCAGCCTGAGGCTCCAGGCGGAGCCGCTCATACTGCAGGCCCTGCGCGAGGACGTCACCAGCGAGGACGTCACGACGGCATCGGTCATTGGCCCCGAGGCCGTGGGCCGCGTGCAGCTGATCGCGAAGCAGGACGGCGTCATCTGCGGGCTCGACGTGTTTGCGCGGACGTTCGAGCTGCTGGACGCGACCACCACGACGGAGCTTTCCGTATCGGAGGGAGACGACGTGCGCGAGGGGCAGGTGCTGGGAAGCGTGCACGCCCACGTGCGCGCGCTGCTCTCGGGCGAGAGGGTCGCGCTGAACTACCTGCAGCGCATGAGCGGCATCGCGACGATGACCCGCTCGATGGCCGCGCTGTTTGCCGGGACGCGCACGCGGCTTGTGGACACGCGCAAGACCTGCCCGAACATGCGCGTTTTCGAGAAGGAGGCCGTGCGTGTGGGCGGGGGAGGCAACCACCGCTACAACCTGTCGGACGGCGTGCTGCTTAAGGACAACCACATAGACGCGGCCGGCGGCGTGCGCGAGGCCATCGAGGCCGCCCGCAGGCACGCGCCGTTCGTGCGCAAGGTCGAGGTCGAGGTCGAGACCCTGGACATGGTGCGCGAGGCCGTGGACGCGGGTGCGGACATCATCATGCTCGACAACATGGACCACGAGCTCATGCGTGAGGCCATGGGCATCATTGCGGGGCGGGCCGAGGTGGAGGTGTCCGGCAACGTGGACGCCGAAAAGGCCGCGACCCTGGTGGACCTGGGCGTTGACTACGTGTCGTCCGGCGCGCTTACGCATTCCGCCCCGATACTGGACCTGTCGCTGAAGCACCTTACGGTGGAGGGCAGGTAG
- a CDS encoding branched-chain amino acid aminotransferase yields the protein MEKKDIDWGALGFAYQPTDYSYVSNYKDGKWDEGALTTDHSITLSECAGIFHYCQEVFEGLKAYTTEKGDIVCFRPDQNAKRMANSARRIVMPPFPEDRFVDAVEKVVRANAAWVPPFGSGATLYIRPLMIATGNVIGVKPADEYQFRILVTPVGAYYKGGVKPVKVQVSKYDRAAPHGTGNIKAGLNYAMSLLPSVEAHAAGYADNMFLDPETRTYVEESGGANFLFVDKDGNLVVPQSHTDSILPSITRRSLVDVAENYLGIKVTQRPVRFDEIDQFVECGMCGTAAVISPVGEVDSDDKQVVYGMEHVGPVMKKLRETLTGIQSGEIEDKFGWVHKIDVE from the coding sequence ATGGAGAAGAAGGACATAGACTGGGGCGCCCTCGGGTTTGCCTACCAGCCCACGGACTACAGCTACGTTTCCAACTACAAGGACGGCAAGTGGGACGAAGGGGCGCTAACCACCGACCACTCCATTACCCTCTCCGAGTGCGCTGGCATCTTCCACTACTGCCAGGAGGTCTTCGAGGGCCTCAAGGCATACACCACCGAGAAGGGCGACATCGTCTGCTTCAGGCCCGACCAGAACGCGAAGCGCATGGCCAACAGCGCCCGCCGCATCGTGATGCCGCCGTTCCCGGAGGACCGCTTCGTGGACGCCGTCGAGAAGGTCGTCCGCGCGAACGCCGCCTGGGTGCCGCCGTTTGGCTCCGGTGCGACGCTGTACATCCGTCCGCTCATGATCGCGACCGGCAACGTCATCGGCGTGAAGCCGGCCGACGAGTACCAGTTCCGCATCCTGGTGACGCCGGTGGGCGCCTACTACAAGGGCGGCGTGAAGCCCGTGAAGGTGCAGGTTTCCAAGTATGACCGCGCGGCACCGCACGGCACCGGCAACATAAAGGCCGGCCTGAACTACGCCATGTCGCTTCTGCCCTCCGTCGAGGCGCATGCGGCGGGCTATGCGGACAACATGTTCCTGGACCCCGAGACCCGCACGTACGTGGAGGAGTCCGGTGGCGCGAACTTCCTGTTTGTGGACAAGGACGGCAACCTCGTGGTTCCGCAGTCGCACACCGACTCGATCCTGCCGTCCATCACGCGCCGCTCGCTGGTGGACGTGGCCGAGAACTACCTGGGCATCAAGGTGACCCAGCGCCCCGTGCGCTTTGACGAGATCGACCAGTTTGTGGAGTGCGGCATGTGCGGCACCGCGGCCGTCATCAGCCCGGTGGGCGAGGTCGACTCCGACGACAAGCAGGTCGTCTATGGCATGGAGCACGTTGGTCCCGTGATGAAGAAGCTGCGCGAGACCCTGACGGGCATCCAGTCCGGCGAGATCGAGGACAAGTTTGGCTGGGTCCACAAGATCGACGTGGAGTAG
- the nadA gene encoding quinolinate synthase NadA — MEDYVRTPVEEESLREATRRFRSGRGSDLSAEELARIERRVQELKRERRAVVLAHYYVPAETQALADYVGDSFYLARLAKTLDCDTIVLAGVSFMAESVKLLNPARRVLNPEPRALCPMAYMVRREDVEKVRARYAGDVAVACYINSTAEIKTWSDVCVTSSNAVKVISQLPERNVLFIPDMNLGRYVAEQLPQKNVILNRGYCPTHQRIIPQEVERLELEHPEAEVCAHPECSEEVLREADYIGSTKQIIEHIAQSDAHEFIVLTVVGVAAEIGPLTAGQGKRVYFPATPPICPNMAMVGPEKVLAALEGNLGEVSLPDNAERAMAPLERMLELAAR; from the coding sequence GTGGAAGACTACGTAAGGACGCCGGTGGAGGAGGAGAGCCTCCGCGAGGCGACGCGACGCTTCAGGAGCGGTCGGGGATCGGACCTCTCCGCGGAGGAGCTCGCGCGCATCGAGCGCCGCGTACAGGAGCTGAAGCGCGAGCGCAGGGCCGTGGTGCTGGCGCACTACTACGTGCCGGCTGAGACCCAGGCGCTCGCGGACTACGTGGGCGACTCGTTCTACCTGGCACGCCTTGCCAAGACGCTCGACTGCGACACCATCGTGCTCGCAGGGGTGTCGTTCATGGCGGAGAGCGTGAAGCTCCTGAACCCGGCACGCCGCGTGCTGAACCCGGAGCCGCGCGCCCTGTGTCCCATGGCGTACATGGTGCGTCGCGAGGATGTGGAGAAGGTCCGCGCACGGTACGCCGGCGACGTGGCCGTGGCGTGCTACATCAACTCGACCGCAGAGATAAAGACGTGGTCGGACGTGTGCGTGACGTCCTCGAACGCCGTGAAGGTGATATCACAGCTGCCCGAGCGCAACGTGCTGTTTATTCCGGACATGAACCTCGGCCGCTACGTGGCAGAGCAGTTGCCCCAGAAGAACGTGATCCTGAACCGCGGCTACTGCCCCACGCACCAGCGCATCATCCCACAGGAGGTGGAGCGCCTGGAGCTTGAGCACCCCGAGGCGGAGGTCTGTGCGCACCCGGAGTGCTCCGAGGAGGTGCTGCGCGAGGCGGACTACATAGGCTCGACGAAGCAGATCATCGAGCACATCGCCCAAAGCGACGCGCACGAGTTCATCGTGCTGACGGTGGTGGGCGTCGCGGCCGAGATCGGCCCCCTCACGGCCGGCCAGGGCAAGCGCGTCTACTTCCCGGCGACGCCGCCCATCTGCCCGAACATGGCGATGGTGGGGCCGGAGAAGGTCCTCGCCGCGCTCGAGGGCAACCTCGGCGAGGTGTCGCTTCCGGACAACGCGGAGAGGGCCATGGCCCCGCTCGAGCGCATGCTCGAGCTGGCGGCACGATGA